In Streptomyces sp. NBC_01439, the following are encoded in one genomic region:
- the ybaK gene encoding Cys-tRNA(Pro) deacylase, translating to MAKKSKQAAGTPAIVALTAAGVPFTTHAYEHDPAHPSYGEEAAQALGVSPAQVFKTLVADVDGVLTVAVVPVSGSLDLKALATAVGGKRAAMADPTLAERTTGYVLGGISPLGQRKRLRTVIDASASAHPTICCSAGRRGLEIELSPSDLTTLTSATLAPIARQN from the coding sequence ATGGCGAAGAAGTCCAAGCAGGCGGCGGGCACCCCGGCGATCGTCGCCCTGACGGCGGCGGGCGTGCCGTTCACCACGCACGCGTACGAGCACGACCCGGCCCATCCCTCGTACGGGGAGGAGGCGGCGCAGGCGCTCGGCGTCTCGCCCGCGCAGGTCTTCAAGACCCTGGTCGCGGACGTGGACGGGGTCCTGACGGTGGCGGTGGTCCCGGTCTCGGGGTCACTGGACCTGAAGGCCCTGGCGACGGCGGTCGGCGGCAAGCGTGCGGCGATGGCCGACCCGACCCTGGCGGAGCGCACCACGGGCTACGTCCTCGGCGGCATCTCCCCGTTGGGGCAGCGCAAGCGGCTGCGCACGGTGATCGACGCCTCGGCCTCGGCGCACCCCACGATCTGCTGCTCGGCGGGGCGCCGCGGCCTGGAGATCGAACTCTCCCCGTCGGACCTGACCACCCTCACCTCGGCCACCTTGGCCCCGATCGCCCGTCAGAACTAG